Proteins from a genomic interval of Scomber japonicus isolate fScoJap1 chromosome 10, fScoJap1.pri, whole genome shotgun sequence:
- the brd2b gene encoding LOW QUALITY PROTEIN: bromodomain-containing protein 2b (The sequence of the model RefSeq protein was modified relative to this genomic sequence to represent the inferred CDS: inserted 2 bases in 2 codons) produces MEAAVNPPHDSSLVGLSGGGMDQHSSSGKRIRKPSLLYEDFESPSLPHSMPQGPPAPPQPPVKDPSRPSRMTNQLQYLQKTVMKSLWRHHFAWPFHEPVDAYRLNLPDYHKIIKQPMDMGTIRKRLENYFYRSASECIQDFNTMFTNCYIYNKPTDDIVLMAQPLEKIFLQKVAQMPQDEIELPVPAPRSKTSRGRGSKSNSSRAQQVPAVSQSAYSPSSSDTSESMPASSPQTVLTKSFPPATIMGIPPTQPTTKKKGVKRKADTTTPXTMGLSVGMAGATHMVGLGKGGHGGHGGQVHDSSMHGISSMGGMSLETPPGMGLVRSPGGPVLLQPMMSGTGRRVGSGRPIKPPKKDLPDSVQPQXSRKGKLSPPLRYCSGLLKDMLSKKHAAYAWPFYTPVDAASLGLHDYHDIIKCPMDLSTIQGNGKMDCREYRDAQQFASDVRLMFSNCYKYNPPDHDVVGMARKLQDVFEFRFAKMPDEPHMDHTAMSMSGHPTSSSSSSSSSSSSSSSTSESEPSSETEESESSPSSDSEEERAHRLAELQDQVCTQLRAMHEQLAALSQGPIIKTKKKKEKKEKKEKKKKKKVEKRSRGSRSRAGSEEWKMPGKILKSKSARAAPSQPKKSPGGKKSTKNSKAAKKPFYPPAAPSMLPHYDSEEEEEIVPMSYDEKRQLSLDINKLPGEKLGRVVHIIQSREPSLRDTNPEEIEIDFETLKPSTLKELERYVMTCLRKKPRKPYTEQAVKKGGVPKSKEELTLEKRRELEKRLQDVSGQLNSVKKPVKPKVEKPSAVETNAQPARLSGSSSSSDSSSSSSSSSSSDTSDSDSG; encoded by the exons cTCTCTGGTCGGGTTGTCTGGTGGCGGGATGGACCAACACTCCAGCTCGGGCAAACGTATCCGCAAGCCTTCCCTGCTGTACGAAGACTTCGAGAGCCCCTCTCTACCCCACAGCATGCCCCAGGGCCCCCCCGCCCCGCCGCAGCCCCCGGTGAAGGACCCCTCCCGGCCGAGCCGCATGACCAACCAGCTGCAGTACCTCCAGAAGACGGTGATGAAGTCTCTGTGGAGGCATCACTTCGCCTGGCCGTTCCACGAGCCGGTGGACGCCTACAGGCTCAACTTACCG GATTACCATAAAATCATCAAGCAGCCGATGGACATGGGAACCATCAGGAAGCGCCTGGAGAACTATTTCTACCGCAGCGCCAGCGAATGCATCCAGGACTTCAACACCATGTTCACCAACTGCTACATCTACAACAAG ccCACAGATGACATCGTGCTGATGGCTCAGCCCTTAGAGAAGATCTTCCTCCAGAAGGTGGCTCAGATGCCGCAGGACGAGATCGAGCTTCCTGTCCCGGCTCCTCGGAGCAAGACCAGCCGAGGACGCGGCTCCAAATCGAACT cgtCGAGGGCTCAGCAGGTGCCGGCGGTGTCGCAGTCGGCGTATTCTCCGTCGTCCTCAGACACCAGCGAGTCGATGCCGGCCAGCTCGCCCCAGACGGTGCTGACCAAGAGCTTCCCTCCAGCAACCATCATGGGCATCCCCCCCACCCAGCCCACCACCa AGAAGAAAGGTGTGAAGCGTAAAGCCGAcaccaccaccc ccaccATGGGCCTGTCTGTGGGCATGGCCGGAGCTACGCACATGGTGGGCTTAGGCAAGGGGGGTCACGGGGGCCACGGGGGCCAAGTCCACGACTCCTCCATGCACGGCATCTCGTCCATGGGAGGGATGAGTTTAGAGACCCCCCCCGGCATGGGACTGGTCAGAAGCCCCGGGGGTCCCGTCCTGCTCCAGCCCATGATGTCCGGCACGGGGCGCAGAGTGGGCAGCGGACGCCCCATCAAACCTCCTAAGAAGGATTTACCGGATTCTGTCCAACCTC CGTCAAGGAAAGGCAAACTGAGCCCCCCCCTCAGGTACTGCAGCGGGCTGCTGAAGGACATGCTGTCCAAGAAACACGCTGCCTACGCCTGGCCCTTCTACACCCCCGTAGACGCAGCGTCTCTGGGGCTGCACGACTACCACGACATCATCAAGTGTCCCATGGACCTCAGCACCATTCAAGGTAacgg GAAGATGGACTGCCGTGAGTACCGAGACGCTCAGCAGTTTGCCAGCGACGTGCGGCTCATGTTCTCCAACTGCTACAAGTACAACCCTCCGGACCACGACGTCGTCGGCATGGCGCGGAAGCTGCAG GATGTGTTTGAGTTTCGTTTCGCCAAGATGCCGGACGAGCCACACATGGATCACACGGCCATGTCGATGAGCGGCCACCCGActtcctcgtcctcctcgtcttcctcgtcctcgtcctcctcttcctccacctcggAGAGCGAGCCCAGCAGTGAGACCGAAGAGAGCGAGAGCAGCCCCAGCTCAGACAGCGAGGAGGAGCGAGCGCATCGCCTGGCTGAGTTACAGGACCAGGTCTGCACTCAA CTCCGAGCCATGCACGAACAGCTGGCCGCCCTCTCCCAAGGCCCCATCATCAAgaccaagaagaagaaagagaagaaggagaaaaaggagaagaagaaaaagaagaaggtggAGAAGAGGAGTCGAGGTAGCAGAAGCAGAGCTGGCTCTGAAGAATGGAAGATGCCCGGCAAGATACTCAAGAGCAAATCTGCCAGAGCGGCTCCATCCCAGCCCAAGAAAAGCCCGGGGGGCAAGAAGAGCACCAAGAACAGCAA AGCTGCAAAGAAGCCGTTCTACCCGCCGGCGGCTCCGTCCATGCTGCCTCACTACGACtccgaggaagaggaggagatcgTTCCCATGTCCTACGACGAGAAGCGACAGCTGAGCCTCGACATCAACAAGCTGCCGGGAGAGAAGCTGGGCCGCGTGGTCCACATCATCCAGTCCAGGGAGCCGTCGCTGAGGGACACCAACCCCGAGGAGATCGAGATCGACTTCGAGACGCTCAAACCGTCGACGCTGAAAGAGCTGGAGCGCTACGTCATGACCTGTCTGAGGAAGAAGCCCCGCAAGCCGTACACCGAGCAAG CTGTAAAGAAGGGCGGCGTTCCCAAATCTAAAGAGGAGCTGACTCTGGAGAAGCGGAGGGAGCTCGAGAAGAGGCTGCAAGACGTCAGCGGGCAACTCAACTCCGTCAAGAAGCCGGTGAAACCTAAAG